In Clostridium sporogenes, one genomic interval encodes:
- a CDS encoding TetR/AcrR family transcriptional regulator → MPKILKNIREKLLIEGRKILLEKNYEELNIRDVCKNCNIAIGTFYNYFSSKDHLVREIFASDWEKSIKIIEKIRLSDATLKEKIYNLYIELDKFINKYISTFYVLSFKKGSGPSNHPKIYSEISKLIDYEKQRGTIVNPLDSNKLAQFIIYNFVCLNQSKYISFEELYLLLNL, encoded by the coding sequence ATGCCTAAAATATTAAAAAACATTAGAGAAAAACTACTGATAGAGGGTAGAAAAATTTTATTAGAAAAAAACTATGAGGAATTAAATATAAGAGATGTGTGTAAAAACTGTAATATTGCTATAGGTACATTCTATAATTATTTTTCAAGTAAAGATCATTTAGTTCGTGAAATCTTTGCATCAGATTGGGAAAAATCTATTAAAATTATTGAAAAAATAAGATTGTCTGATGCTACTTTAAAAGAAAAGATTTATAATTTATATATTGAACTTGATAAATTTATAAATAAATATATATCTACATTTTATGTTTTGTCATTTAAAAAAGGGAGTGGACCATCTAATCATCCTAAAATATATAGTGAAATAAGCAAGCTTATAGACTATGAAAAACAAAGAGGTACTATAGTAAATCCACTGGATTCTAATAAATTAGCTCAATTTATAATATATAATTTTGTCTGTTTAAACCAAAGCAAATATATATCCTTTGAGGAGCTATATTTGCTTCTAAATTTATAA
- a CDS encoding ribonuclease H-like domain-containing protein, producing the protein MKLCNFSDKNELIFNENKELYKKAIFFDLEHYVYRKPVCVGVFGCCYYDSIKNAIEVTQYMIEGKKDVKNILELAKEYFENAYRTGEKKYIITFSGNNDFTVINYLFEKYDIDFDIKEYFQSIDLQREYEKEKKSSIGLKNLEKEFNIIRKEKELISGQNLAKTFSKIIKDDDYINRMPEYKKKKILLYNEQDVVSLFHIYTTWNKFIN; encoded by the coding sequence ATGAAGTTATGTAATTTTTCAGATAAGAATGAATTAATTTTTAATGAGAACAAAGAATTGTATAAAAAAGCTATATTTTTTGATTTAGAGCACTATGTATATAGAAAACCAGTATGTGTAGGTGTCTTTGGCTGTTGTTACTATGATAGTATAAAAAATGCTATAGAGGTTACTCAGTATATGATAGAAGGAAAAAAGGATGTAAAAAACATATTGGAATTAGCCAAAGAATATTTTGAAAATGCATATAGAACTGGAGAAAAAAAATATATAATTACTTTTTCAGGAAATAATGATTTTACAGTTATAAATTATCTTTTTGAAAAGTATGATATAGATTTTGATATAAAGGAATATTTTCAATCTATAGATTTACAAAGAGAATACGAAAAAGAGAAAAAATCTTCCATAGGTCTTAAAAATTTAGAAAAAGAATTCAATATAATAAGGAAAGAAAAGGAACTAATAAGTGGTCAGAATCTAGCTAAAACCTTCAGTAAAATAATAAAAGATGATGACTATATAAATAGAATGCCGGAATATAAAAAGAAAAAAATATTGTTGTATAATGAACAGGATGTAGTAAGTTTATTTCATATATATACAACCTGGAACAAATTTATAAACTAA
- a CDS encoding M20 family metallopeptidase yields the protein MDIINKIADEYENYVIDLRRYFHSYPECSWDEKNTSKKIKSELNKFGIPFESIANTGILVNIKGKETGKTVLLRADMDAIQVNECNNFDYASRNKEIMHACGHDGHMAMLLGAAIVLNNIKEKIKGNIKLLFQPAEEVGEGAAMCIKEGVLDSVDNAFAIHLWSNVPYGMIAIEEGPIMSSADVFKIKIKGKGGHGAMPHETIDSVLAASSFVMSLQSIVSREVDPIEPLVISIGKLQAGSRFNVIANEAIIEGTSRCFNRSLREKLPNIIERILKNSTGVYNAKGELSYKFATPVTINDEKSVYRAKQVINKILGKDRIYKMNKNMVTEDFGYYLEKVPGALAFLGVGNETLGSNYPQHHEKYNIDERALKIGVKLYCEYALDFLNC from the coding sequence ATGGATATTATAAATAAAATAGCAGATGAATATGAGAATTATGTAATAGATTTAAGGAGGTACTTTCATTCTTATCCAGAATGCAGCTGGGATGAAAAGAATACATCTAAAAAAATTAAGAGTGAATTAAATAAATTTGGTATACCTTTTGAAAGTATAGCTAATACAGGGATTTTAGTAAATATAAAAGGAAAAGAGACAGGTAAAACTGTTTTATTAAGAGCAGATATGGATGCTATTCAGGTTAATGAATGTAATAATTTTGATTATGCATCTAGAAATAAGGAGATAATGCATGCTTGTGGTCATGATGGCCACATGGCAATGCTTTTAGGAGCTGCAATAGTTTTAAATAATATAAAGGAGAAAATTAAAGGAAATATAAAGTTATTATTTCAACCTGCAGAAGAAGTTGGAGAAGGAGCAGCAATGTGTATAAAAGAAGGTGTATTAGATTCAGTAGATAATGCTTTTGCTATTCATCTTTGGAGTAATGTTCCCTATGGTATGATAGCTATTGAAGAAGGACCAATTATGTCTTCGGCGGATGTGTTTAAAATAAAAATAAAAGGTAAGGGTGGTCATGGAGCAATGCCTCATGAGACCATAGATTCTGTATTAGCAGCTTCTTCCTTTGTAATGAGTTTGCAGAGTATAGTAAGCAGAGAAGTAGATCCTATAGAACCTTTAGTAATTTCTATAGGTAAATTACAGGCAGGGAGTAGATTTAATGTTATAGCTAATGAAGCTATTATTGAAGGAACATCTAGGTGTTTTAATAGGTCACTTAGAGAAAAACTACCTAATATAATTGAAAGAATATTAAAAAATTCTACTGGTGTTTATAATGCTAAGGGAGAATTAAGCTATAAATTTGCAACTCCTGTAACTATAAATGATGAAAAATCTGTTTATAGAGCAAAACAGGTTATAAATAAAATTTTAGGGAAAGATAGAATATATAAAATGAATAAAAATATGGTTACAGAGGACTTTGGATATTATCTAGAAAAAGTGCCTGGAGCCTTAGCATTTTTAGGCGTGGGAAATGAAACTTTAGGCTCTAATTATCCTCAGCATCATGAGAAATATAACATAGATGAAAGGGCTTTAAAAATAGGGGTAAAACTTTATTGTGAATATGCATTAGATTTTTTAAATTGTTAG
- a CDS encoding MetQ/NlpA family ABC transporter substrate-binding protein, giving the protein MKKKVLSIAIATTLILGLVTLTGCGSSKEEAKEKKTIVVGATPEPHAEILKKVKPILEKKGYTLEIKEFTDYVTPNTALQDGEIDANFYQHIPYLEEFNKEKKTDLSYTVKVHLEPMGVYSKTIKDLKELKNGATISIPSDPTNGSRALKLLEKEGIIKLKEGELVSKMDITKNPKNIKVEELDAAQLPRTLGDVDAAVINTNYAVPANLNPLKDALAIESKDSPYANVIVVKTENKNAEYIKALDEAINSEEIKKYIEEQYKGAILPAF; this is encoded by the coding sequence ATGAAAAAGAAAGTATTATCTATTGCTATAGCAACAACTTTAATTTTAGGATTAGTAACATTAACAGGGTGTGGAAGTAGTAAAGAAGAGGCAAAAGAAAAGAAAACAATTGTAGTTGGAGCAACGCCGGAACCTCATGCAGAAATTTTAAAAAAAGTTAAACCTATTTTAGAAAAAAAAGGATACACTTTAGAAATAAAAGAGTTTACGGATTATGTTACTCCAAACACTGCATTGCAAGATGGTGAAATAGATGCTAACTTTTATCAACACATACCATATTTAGAAGAGTTTAATAAAGAGAAGAAAACTGATTTATCATACACAGTTAAAGTTCATTTAGAACCTATGGGTGTATATTCTAAGACTATAAAGGATTTAAAAGAGTTAAAAAATGGAGCAACTATATCAATACCAAGTGATCCAACTAACGGATCAAGGGCATTAAAATTATTAGAAAAAGAAGGTATTATTAAACTAAAAGAAGGAGAACTTGTATCAAAGATGGATATTACAAAAAACCCTAAAAATATAAAAGTAGAAGAATTAGATGCAGCTCAACTTCCAAGAACTTTAGGTGATGTGGATGCAGCAGTTATAAATACTAATTATGCTGTTCCAGCAAATTTAAATCCATTAAAAGATGCTCTTGCTATTGAATCAAAGGATTCACCATATGCCAATGTTATTGTAGTTAAGACTGAAAATAAAAATGCAGAGTATATAAAAGCTTTAGATGAGGCTATTAATTCAGAAGAAATAAAAAAATATATTGAAGAACAATATAAAGGAGCTATACTTCCAGCTTTTTAA
- a CDS encoding MetQ/NlpA family ABC transporter substrate-binding protein, producing MNKKRLLGIVLSVFLTLGVVGCSSKESKETVNDKKTIVVGATPVPAGEILKVAQPLLEKKGYKLEIKEFTDYVTPNTALNDGEIDANFFQHTPYLDNFNVEKKTELEAVKKVYISPLALYSNKTKKLGELKNGATIAVPNDPTNETRALRLLEKSGLIKLKKGDILTKGDIVENKKNIKIEEIDAPQLPRILNDVDAAVINTNYAIEAKLNPTKDSILIEDKDSPYANVIAVRKGDKDKAHIKALSETLTSKEVKDFINEKYKGVVIPTF from the coding sequence ATGAATAAAAAAAGATTATTAGGAATAGTATTATCAGTTTTCTTAACATTAGGAGTGGTAGGTTGCTCTTCAAAAGAAAGTAAAGAAACAGTTAATGATAAAAAAACTATTGTAGTTGGTGCAACTCCAGTACCAGCAGGAGAAATTTTAAAAGTGGCTCAACCTTTATTAGAGAAAAAAGGCTATAAATTAGAAATAAAAGAGTTTACTGATTATGTTACCCCAAATACTGCTTTAAATGATGGAGAAATAGATGCAAACTTTTTTCAACATACACCTTATTTAGATAACTTTAATGTAGAAAAGAAAACAGAGTTAGAAGCTGTAAAAAAGGTTTATATATCACCTTTAGCTTTATATTCAAATAAAACAAAAAAATTAGGGGAATTAAAAAATGGAGCTACCATTGCAGTTCCTAATGATCCTACTAATGAAACAAGAGCACTGAGATTGTTAGAAAAATCAGGACTTATAAAACTTAAAAAAGGAGATATTTTAACTAAGGGTGATATAGTTGAAAATAAAAAGAATATAAAAATAGAGGAAATAGATGCACCACAATTACCAAGAATATTAAATGATGTAGATGCTGCGGTAATAAATACAAACTATGCTATAGAGGCAAAATTAAATCCTACAAAGGATTCTATATTAATTGAAGATAAAGATTCTCCTTATGCAAATGTAATAGCCGTTAGAAAAGGAGATAAGGATAAAGCTCACATAAAAGCACTTTCAGAGACTTTAACATCTAAAGAAGTAAAGGACTTTATAAATGAAAAATACAAAGGTGTTGTAATTCCAACATTTTAG
- a CDS encoding methionine ABC transporter permease — MLQDMLFKALKETLYMVSISTILSILLGFIPSIILIITDEKGLKPNKVIYKSLDFVVNLLRSFPFIILMVAILPFTKAIVGKTIGTTAAIVPLTIAAIPFATRVLESAMKEVDEGVIEAAKSLGASDIQIIFKVIIKESMPSMIVAITLTIISVVAYSAMAGAIGGGGLGDVAIKYGYYRFKTDIMIYTVVILIILVQVIQSLGNVLYKRLNK; from the coding sequence ATGTTGCAAGATATGTTATTTAAGGCTCTAAAGGAAACTCTATATATGGTTTCTATATCTACTATTTTATCTATATTATTAGGATTTATACCATCTATAATTCTTATAATTACAGACGAAAAAGGATTAAAACCTAATAAAGTAATATATAAATCTTTAGACTTTGTTGTTAATTTATTAAGATCCTTTCCTTTTATAATTCTTATGGTGGCGATCCTTCCTTTTACAAAGGCTATAGTAGGGAAAACCATTGGAACTACAGCAGCTATAGTGCCTCTTACAATAGCCGCAATACCTTTTGCAACTAGAGTATTGGAATCTGCAATGAAGGAAGTAGATGAGGGAGTAATTGAAGCAGCTAAGTCTTTGGGTGCTAGTGATATTCAAATAATATTCAAAGTAATAATAAAAGAATCTATGCCTTCTATGATTGTGGCTATAACTTTAACTATAATTTCAGTCGTAGCATATTCAGCTATGGCAGGAGCTATAGGTGGAGGTGGACTAGGAGATGTAGCTATTAAGTACGGATACTATAGATTTAAAACAGATATCATGATATATACAGTAGTTATATTAATAATTTTGGTTCAGGTAATACAAAGTTTAGGAAATGTACTTTACAAAAGATTAAATAAATAA
- a CDS encoding methionine ABC transporter ATP-binding protein, with protein MIEVSNLKKIIKNKVILEDINLSIKEGEVFGIVGHSGAGKSTLLRCLNGLESYEEGGIKINGEKIDELSKKRLRILRKDLGMIFQSFNLLKRKNVFQNIALPLEIWGMSKNEINNRVKKLLKLVDLEDKAYVKPHNLSGGQKQRVAIARALALEPKILLCDEATSALDPKTTKDILNLLKDINGKLGITIVIVTHQMEVIKEICERVAIMDKGKIKSLGFSEELFLSPDKHLKKLLGENEVLPKEGVNIKIFFTKELSNESIITTMARELDIDISIVWGKLEKFRENVLGNLVINVSKENKEKICDYLSLKSIVWEVQ; from the coding sequence TTGATAGAGGTTTCTAATTTAAAGAAAATAATAAAAAACAAAGTAATATTAGAAGATATAAATTTATCTATAAAAGAAGGAGAAGTTTTTGGGATAGTAGGGCATAGTGGTGCTGGAAAATCTACATTGTTAAGATGCCTAAATGGATTAGAATCCTATGAGGAAGGGGGCATAAAAATAAATGGTGAAAAAATAGATGAATTAAGTAAAAAACGATTAAGAATCTTAAGAAAAGATTTAGGTATGATTTTCCAAAGCTTTAACTTATTAAAAAGAAAAAATGTTTTTCAAAATATTGCGTTACCTTTAGAAATATGGGGAATGAGCAAAAATGAAATAAACAATAGAGTTAAGAAGCTTTTAAAACTTGTAGACCTTGAGGACAAGGCCTATGTAAAACCTCATAATTTAAGTGGTGGACAAAAGCAAAGAGTAGCTATAGCTAGAGCATTAGCTTTAGAACCTAAAATACTTTTATGTGATGAAGCTACATCTGCTCTAGATCCTAAAACAACTAAAGATATACTAAATTTATTAAAAGATATAAATGGAAAGTTAGGTATAACAATAGTTATAGTAACTCATCAAATGGAAGTTATAAAAGAAATATGTGAAAGAGTAGCCATTATGGATAAAGGAAAAATAAAAAGTTTAGGATTTTCAGAGGAATTGTTTTTAAGCCCCGACAAACATCTAAAAAAATTATTAGGAGAAAACGAAGTATTGCCTAAAGAAGGGGTAAATATAAAAATATTTTTTACAAAGGAATTAAGCAATGAAAGTATTATTACTACTATGGCAAGAGAATTAGATATAGACATATCTATAGTCTGGGGTAAGCTAGAAAAGTTTAGAGAAAATGTTCTTGGAAATTTAGTAATTAATGTATCAAAGGAAAATAAAGAAAAAATTTGTGATTATTTATCTTTAAAATCTATAGTTTGGGAGGTGCAATAA
- a CDS encoding chitinase yields MKSRKLTALILSVLVASGATASVFTGKNIVQAKEVGINSLQSKIATNIGVGQEFWGTTVFAPYVDACSYPVFSLTEYAKTTGTKHFILGFVVDKNGQPSWGTYYDMEEGPTDYQGGGLLKEIKALRQMGGDVMVSFGGEANTPLAASIKDVNKLKDAYKKIIKDYGLTHVDFDIEGAWTADTASIERRSQAIALLQKELKAENHPLEIWYTLPVLPSGMTNGVDVVKSAVKNGVQLSGVNVMTMCFGQKAPDGTMGDLVIESAKSVHKQLKNIYTQANIQKSDKEIWKMIGVTPMNGLDYSGSILDQNEAREVVSFGKTVGMRLIGMWSVNRDYQNPKGATDYVSITDSSIVQEKFEFGKILSKYDSNDGTEIIEKPGTTDPEDPGDGEDGGETGEIAAYNTNTEYWAGDKVSYKGKVYQAKWWTKGFVPDTKVENSWDTPWKLAE; encoded by the coding sequence TACTGCGTCAGTTTTTACAGGGAAAAATATAGTCCAAGCTAAAGAGGTAGGAATCAACAGTTTACAGTCTAAAATAGCTACTAATATAGGAGTAGGACAAGAATTCTGGGGAACTACTGTTTTCGCACCTTATGTAGATGCTTGTTCATATCCTGTGTTTTCACTTACTGAATATGCAAAGACAACAGGAACTAAACATTTTATATTAGGATTTGTAGTTGATAAAAATGGACAACCTTCCTGGGGAACTTATTATGATATGGAAGAAGGACCTACAGATTATCAAGGAGGAGGATTATTAAAAGAAATTAAAGCTTTAAGACAAATGGGTGGAGATGTAATGGTTTCCTTTGGAGGAGAAGCTAATACTCCATTAGCAGCATCAATTAAAGATGTTAATAAATTAAAAGATGCATATAAGAAAATAATTAAAGATTATGGATTAACTCATGTAGATTTTGACATTGAAGGAGCTTGGACAGCTGATACCGCTTCTATAGAAAGGCGTTCACAGGCTATTGCGTTACTTCAAAAGGAACTTAAAGCTGAAAATCATCCACTTGAAATATGGTATACATTACCTGTATTGCCTTCAGGGATGACTAATGGTGTGGATGTAGTAAAGAGTGCTGTTAAAAATGGTGTCCAGCTAAGTGGAGTAAATGTAATGACTATGTGTTTTGGACAGAAGGCTCCAGATGGAACTATGGGAGATTTAGTTATTGAATCAGCTAAAAGCGTTCATAAACAATTAAAGAATATATACACACAAGCTAATATACAAAAGTCTGATAAAGAAATTTGGAAAATGATAGGAGTAACTCCTATGAATGGTTTAGATTATAGTGGAAGTATACTTGATCAAAATGAAGCAAGAGAGGTTGTGAGCTTTGGTAAAACTGTAGGAATGAGATTAATAGGTATGTGGTCTGTCAACAGAGATTATCAAAATCCTAAAGGAGCAACAGATTATGTATCTATAACTGATAGTTCTATAGTACAAGAAAAATTTGAATTTGGTAAAATACTTTCAAAATATGATTCAAATGATGGTACAGAAATAATAGAAAAGCCAGGTACGACTGACCCAGAAGATCCAGGCGATGGTGAAGATGGAGGAGAGACAGGGGAAATTGCTGCATATAATACTAATACAGAATATTGGGCAGGAGATAAAGTTAGCTATAAAGGAAAGGTTTATCAAGCTAAATGGTGGACAAAAGGTTTTGTTCCAGATACAAAAGTAGAAAATTCATGGGATACTCCTTGGAAACTAGCAGAATAA